A section of the Carya illinoinensis cultivar Pawnee chromosome 12, C.illinoinensisPawnee_v1, whole genome shotgun sequence genome encodes:
- the LOC122289602 gene encoding methanol O-anthraniloyltransferase-like — translation MAPTYSSVVFSVRRREPVLVVPSEPTPNELKQLSDIDDQEGLRFQLPFIMFYSNYNPSILMVQKKDDPAKVIREGLAKALVYYYPFAGRLKEGHNRKLMVDCTGEGILFVEGDADVTLAQLGDTIRPPCPYIEEFLHDVPGSNAVLGCPLLLIQVTRLRCGGFVFAVRLNHTVSDSLGLVQFLRAVAEMTSGACAPSQQPVWQREIFNARDPPRVTCIHHEYEEGEQNIDNDSTTPTLQEENSINMVHKSFFFGPKEMGSLRKHLPPHLCASSSTFEIISACLWRCRAIALAFDPNEDVRLSCFVNARGKQGLQVPVPNGYYGNAFAFPTAITKAELLCNSPLGYALDLVKKTKSEMSEEYIRSVAGLMVTKGRPHYITARNYLVADTTRVGFERIDFGWGKAVYGGPSGAIPHVSFYARFKNSKSEDGVVVPIRLPLPAMERFELELLKITREPVITSML, via the exons ATGGCACCAACTTATTCCTCCGTAGTGTTCTCAGTGAGGCGTCGGGAGCCAGTGTTAGTTGTGCCTTCGGAGCCAACACCCAATGAATTAAAGCAACTCTCAGACATAGATGACCAAGAAGGACTACGTTTTCAGCTTCCTTTCATAATGTTTTACTCCAATTACAATCCATCGATATTGATGGTACAAAAAAAAGACGACCCAGCGAAGGTGATTAGAGAAGGTCTGGCTAAAGCGTTGGTGTATTACTACCCTTTTGCTGGTAGACTTAAAGAAGGACACAACCGGAAACTTATGGTGGATTGCACTGGAGAAGGGATCTTGTTCGTTGAAGGTGACGCCGACGTCACACTCGCGCAGCTCGGTGACACAATTCGACCACCATGTCCGTATATTGAAgagtttttgcatgatgtgccTGGATCCAACGCTGTCCTCGGATGCCCTTTGCTACTCATTcag GTGACCCGTTTAAGATGTGGGGGATTCGTCTTTGCAGTCCGACTAAATCATACCGTCAGTGATTCTCTTGGGTTGGTCCAGTTCCTAAGAGCCGTTGCAGAGATGACAAGCGGTGCATGTGCACCATCGCAGCAACCAGTGTGGCAAAGAGAGATCTTTAATGCTCGAGATCCACCGCGGGTGACGTGCATACATCATGAATACGAGGAGGGAGAACAGAACATAGACAACGACAGCACAACACCGACGTTGCAGGAGGAGAACAGCATTAATATGGTCCATAAGTCTTTCTTTTTTGGCCCCAAAGAGATGGGATCATTACGGAAGCATCTTCCACCACACCTTTGCGCATCCTCATCCACCTTCGAGATAATCAGCGCCTGTTTATGGAGATGCCGTGCGATTGCCCTTGCTTTCGACCCGAATGAGGATGTTCGTCTATCCTGCTTCGTCAATGCGCGTGGTAAACAAGGGCTGCAAGTGCCAGTGCCTAATGGGTATTACGGCAACGCATTTGCCTTCCCAACTGCAATCACCAAGGCTGAACTACTTTGCAATAGTCCCTTAGGATATGCACTAGATTTGGTGAAAAAGACTAAGTCCGAAATGAGTGAGGAGTACATAAGATCAGTGGCAGGTCTAATGGTGACGAAGGGTCGTCCTCATTATATAACAGCTAGAAACTATCTTGTTGCTGATACAACACGCGTTGGGTTTGAAAGAATTGATTTCGGGTGGGGAAAAGCAGTCTATGGGGGTCCTAGCGGCGCCATACCACATGTTAGCTTCTATGCAAGGTTCAAAAACAGCAAAAGTGAGGACGGGGTTGTGGTACCCATAAGGTTGCCGCTGCCTGCAATGGAGAGGTTTGAGCTAGAGTTGTTGAAGATAACTCGGGAGCCTGTGATCACTTCAATGCTCTAA